The proteins below come from a single Chitinophaga pinensis DSM 2588 genomic window:
- a CDS encoding type I restriction endonuclease — MDFKDQLKQLGDRVARLKDQILTEEATKNAFIMPFIQCLGYDVFNPLEVTPEFIADIGIKKGEKVDYAIIQDGKPTILVECKHWSTDLNPHNSQLFRYFHCTSARFSILTNGIHYKFYTDLVEPNKMDEKPFFEFYIDDLKENQTEKLKEFHKSYFDLDKILTTASELKYTNEIKNIIAGDLNEPSDEFTRYFAKLVYPSSVTARILEQFKGLLKKSYQQFINDTINERLKSALNTQQQQEIKEEPAETEIPTGEDAKIVTTEEELEAFHIVRSMLRQKISAGRIVFRDTQSYFGILLDDNNRRPLCRVHLNGKRKYLSLFDKDNEERIEIGSVDDIYDYADQLMKAAVKYDPVIAEEKNNK; from the coding sequence ATGGATTTTAAAGATCAGCTCAAACAACTGGGCGACAGAGTCGCCAGACTAAAAGATCAGATACTGACAGAAGAAGCTACTAAAAATGCCTTCATTATGCCTTTCATCCAATGCCTTGGATACGACGTGTTCAATCCCTTGGAAGTAACGCCCGAATTCATCGCTGACATCGGTATCAAAAAAGGTGAAAAAGTAGACTATGCCATCATACAGGACGGTAAACCCACTATCCTCGTGGAATGTAAACACTGGTCCACTGATCTCAATCCGCACAACAGCCAGTTGTTCCGCTACTTTCATTGCACCAGCGCAAGATTCAGCATCCTGACAAATGGCATTCATTACAAGTTCTACACAGACCTGGTAGAACCTAATAAAATGGATGAAAAACCCTTCTTCGAATTCTATATTGATGACCTGAAAGAAAATCAGACAGAAAAGCTGAAAGAGTTTCACAAGAGCTACTTTGACCTGGATAAAATATTAACAACTGCCAGCGAACTGAAATACACCAATGAAATAAAAAACATCATTGCCGGTGATCTCAATGAACCGTCTGACGAGTTCACACGCTACTTCGCAAAACTTGTTTATCCCTCCTCTGTAACAGCAAGAATCCTGGAGCAATTCAAAGGATTACTGAAGAAATCCTATCAACAGTTCATCAATGATACCATCAATGAAAGACTAAAATCTGCGCTCAATACACAACAGCAACAGGAGATAAAAGAAGAACCCGCAGAAACAGAAATACCCACCGGCGAGGATGCAAAAATCGTCACAACAGAAGAAGAACTGGAAGCATTCCATATCGTGCGTTCTATGCTGAGACAGAAGATAAGTGCAGGCCGTATCGTATTCAGAGATACACAGTCTTACTTCGGTATCTTACTGGATGATAATAACAGAAGACCTTTATGCAGGGTACACCTGAACGGCAAGCGGAAATACCTCTCACTGTTTGATAAAGACAATGAAGAAAGGATTGAAATTGGAAGTGTAGATGATATCTATGACTATGCAGATCAGCTGATGAAAGCAGCGGTGAAATATGATCCGGTGATTGCGGAGGAA
- a CDS encoding YidH family protein produces the protein MAETKQKGSASDHLANERTLLAWTRTSIGIMAFGFVVVKFSLFVKQLSLALGKEYIIPSRGYSAIAGILLVAVGASTTVFSYIRYKRTEQQLTEGVYHHSSLLITLLTAFIFLVSMLLIVYLVESA, from the coding sequence ATGGCTGAAACCAAACAAAAAGGAAGCGCAAGCGATCATCTTGCCAATGAGCGTACACTCCTTGCATGGACAAGGACCAGTATCGGCATCATGGCATTTGGCTTTGTAGTGGTCAAATTTTCGCTTTTCGTGAAGCAGCTGTCTCTGGCATTGGGAAAGGAATATATCATCCCTTCCAGGGGTTATTCTGCGATTGCAGGCATATTGCTGGTTGCTGTCGGCGCCAGTACGACGGTATTCTCTTATATCAGGTATAAACGTACGGAGCAGCAGTTGACGGAGGGGGTGTATCATCATTCGTCGCTGCTGATTACGTTGCTGACTGCTTTTATTTTCCTGGTAAGTATGTTATTGATTGTATATCTCGTGGAGAGCGCATAA